One window of the Chitinophaga niabensis genome contains the following:
- a CDS encoding RNA polymerase sigma factor, producing MENKGIHNDNELLSGIAEGNIEAFRQFFANMYPALFSLTQRLVADEEVAKDIVSDIFLQVWETRSTLSAVENIRAYLYVATRNRTLKYLKKEKPSGSTINDQWEKADPDIFLHALYDTETIRVLHEAIQTLPEECKKVILLGLEGHGTNDISRLLEISASAVSNQKSRAIRLLREKLPPELFLLCIYLFSEQ from the coding sequence TTGGAGAACAAGGGCATACATAACGACAATGAACTGTTATCGGGAATAGCGGAAGGAAACATTGAGGCCTTCCGGCAATTCTTTGCCAATATGTATCCGGCGCTTTTTTCCCTCACACAACGCCTGGTTGCCGATGAGGAAGTAGCCAAAGACATTGTTTCCGACATCTTCCTGCAGGTCTGGGAAACCAGGTCCACACTCTCTGCAGTGGAGAACATCAGGGCATACCTGTATGTAGCCACCCGCAACCGCACCCTTAAATACCTGAAAAAAGAAAAACCTTCCGGCAGCACCATTAACGACCAATGGGAAAAAGCCGATCCTGACATTTTCCTGCATGCGCTCTACGATACAGAGACCATACGTGTTTTACATGAAGCCATCCAAACCCTGCCTGAAGAATGTAAGAAAGTGATCTTACTGGGGCTGGAGGGGCATGGCACCAACGATATCAGCCGCCTGCTGGAGATCTCCGCATCTGCAGTCAGCAATCAAAAATCAAGGGCTATCAGGTTATTGCGGGAAAAACTGCCGCCTGAGCTATTCCTCCTATGCATTTACCTGTTCTCAGAACAGTAA